The following are from one region of the Cloacibacterium sp. TD35 genome:
- the sucC gene encoding ADP-forming succinate--CoA ligase subunit beta: protein MNLHEYQSKEILASYGVRIQRGFVANNVEEAVEAADKLKELTGSEGWVVKAQVHAGGRGKGGGVKFSPNYDKLKENAQNIIGMRLVTPQTSAEGKLVNSVLVAEDVYYPGETETKEFYVSILLDRALGKNTVVYSTEGGMDIEHVAEVTPHLIHKEVIDPTLGLQGFQARKIAFNLGLSGESFKEFVKFIDALYKAYVGIDASLFEINPVLKTSDNKIVAVDAKVTLDDNSLFRHKDLAALRDTREEDPMDVEAGEAGLNFVKLDGNVACMVNGAGLAMATMDIIKLSGGNPANFLDVGGTADAQRVQTAFGIILRDPNVKAILINIFGGIVRCDRVAQGVVDAYKAMGSLPVPLIVRLQGTNAVEAKQLIDDAGLPIHSAITLEEAANKVSEVLA from the coding sequence ATGAATCTTCACGAGTATCAATCAAAAGAGATTTTAGCTTCTTACGGCGTTAGAATCCAACGTGGTTTTGTGGCAAACAACGTAGAGGAAGCTGTAGAAGCAGCTGATAAATTAAAAGAATTAACCGGAAGCGAAGGTTGGGTAGTAAAAGCTCAAGTTCACGCTGGTGGTAGAGGTAAAGGTGGCGGTGTAAAATTCTCACCAAATTATGATAAACTAAAGGAAAATGCTCAGAACATCATTGGGATGAGATTAGTTACCCCTCAAACTTCAGCAGAAGGTAAATTGGTAAACTCTGTTTTGGTTGCAGAAGATGTATATTATCCTGGCGAAACAGAAACTAAAGAATTTTATGTTTCTATTCTTTTAGATAGAGCTTTAGGTAAAAATACTGTGGTTTACTCTACCGAAGGTGGTATGGATATTGAGCACGTAGCAGAAGTTACCCCTCATTTAATTCACAAAGAAGTAATCGACCCAACTTTAGGTTTACAAGGTTTCCAAGCTAGAAAAATAGCTTTCAACCTAGGTTTATCTGGTGAGTCTTTCAAAGAATTTGTAAAATTCATTGATGCACTTTACAAAGCTTACGTAGGAATTGACGCTTCATTATTCGAAATCAATCCTGTTCTTAAAACTTCAGACAATAAAATTGTAGCTGTAGATGCTAAAGTGACTTTAGATGACAACTCATTATTCCGTCACAAAGATTTAGCAGCATTAAGAGATACTAGAGAAGAAGATCCTATGGACGTAGAAGCTGGCGAAGCTGGTCTTAATTTCGTGAAATTAGACGGTAACGTAGCTTGTATGGTAAACGGTGCTGGTCTTGCAATGGCTACTATGGATATTATCAAACTTTCTGGTGGTAATCCTGCAAACTTCTTAGATGTAGGTGGTACTGCAGATGCTCAGAGAGTACAAACTGCTTTCGGAATTATCCTAAGAGATCCAAATGTAAAAGCAATCCTTATTAACATCTTCGGAGGAATTGTACGTTGCGACAGAGTTGCACAAGGTGTAGTAGATGCTTACAAAGCTATGGGAAGCCTTCCAGTTCCTTTAATTGTACGTCTTCAAGGTACAAACGCTGTAGAAGCTAAGCAATTGATTGACGATGCTGGTTTACCAATTCACTCAGCAATTACTCTAGAAGAAGCTGCAAATAAAGTATCAGAAGTTTTAGCATAA
- a CDS encoding DUF423 domain-containing protein, translating to MKTITLIIGALYGLTSVILGAFGAHALKKVLSVERLTSFETGVKYQMYHALLLLIIGFFLKFETGIEKTTAWLIILGTFLFSVSIYFLSFQDVLKTNLKFLGPITPIGGLLMILGWALLIYVFAKTKF from the coding sequence ATGAAAACTATTACCTTAATCATCGGCGCTTTGTACGGATTAACTTCTGTAATTTTAGGAGCATTCGGTGCGCATGCTTTAAAAAAAGTTCTTTCTGTAGAAAGATTGACCAGTTTTGAAACAGGTGTAAAATACCAAATGTATCATGCTTTGCTCCTTCTCATCATAGGATTTTTCTTAAAATTTGAAACAGGAATAGAAAAAACTACCGCTTGGCTCATTATTTTGGGAACTTTTTTATTCTCAGTGAGCATTTATTTCTTGAGTTTTCAAGACGTTTTAAAGACGAATCTTAAATTTTTAGGTCCCATCACTCCAATTGGAGGTTTGTTAATGATTTTAGGATGGGCTTTATTAATCTATGTTTTCGCCAAGACTAAGTTTTAA
- a CDS encoding hydroxymethylglutaryl-CoA reductase, degradative yields the protein MNHKPIEGFSKLSKQHKIDWLINEYLQGNQEYQKILQQYWNDNPDLQKLHEEFSENTITNFYMPYGIAPNFLIDGKLMALPMAVEESSVVAAASKSAKFWLERGGFKTTIINTEKLGHTHFIFKVEAHKLLHFFNFTLKKKLFEATEDITANMRKRGGGVLDIKLIDKTSELADYYQLKASFNTVDSMGANFINSCLEQFGKTLKEEVAQSDAFSEDEKNSLQIVMNILSNFTPDCIVRAEVSCKIDDLKDDSGISNEEFAWKFKQAVTIAEIEPYRATTHNKGVMNGIDAVVIATGNDFRATEACAHAYASKDGKYKSLTHCTTDNGIFRFWIDLPISVGVVGGLTNLHPLVKFSLALLGKPSAQELMSILAVSGLAQNFAALRSLVTTGIQKGHMKMHLFNILNQFGATEEEKQYFVNYFKDKTVSHHEVISELNKLRNK from the coding sequence ATGAATCATAAACCAATTGAAGGCTTTTCTAAACTTTCGAAACAACACAAAATTGATTGGTTAATAAACGAATATTTACAAGGAAACCAAGAATACCAAAAAATTCTTCAGCAATATTGGAACGATAATCCAGACTTACAAAAACTCCACGAAGAATTCTCTGAAAATACCATTACCAACTTTTATATGCCTTACGGAATTGCGCCCAATTTCCTTATTGATGGAAAATTAATGGCATTACCAATGGCTGTAGAAGAAAGTTCTGTAGTTGCGGCAGCGTCTAAATCTGCAAAATTCTGGTTAGAAAGAGGCGGTTTCAAAACCACAATTATCAACACCGAGAAATTAGGACACACACATTTTATCTTTAAAGTAGAAGCGCATAAATTACTGCATTTTTTCAATTTTACTTTAAAGAAAAAACTCTTTGAAGCTACAGAAGACATCACCGCAAACATGAGAAAGCGTGGCGGCGGAGTTTTAGATATTAAACTCATAGATAAAACTTCGGAATTAGCAGATTATTATCAACTCAAGGCCAGTTTCAACACTGTAGATTCTATGGGTGCTAATTTCATTAATTCTTGTCTGGAACAGTTCGGGAAGACATTAAAAGAAGAAGTAGCTCAATCTGATGCTTTTTCAGAAGACGAGAAAAACTCACTTCAGATTGTGATGAATATTCTGTCTAACTTCACTCCAGATTGTATCGTAAGAGCAGAAGTTTCTTGTAAAATAGACGATTTAAAAGACGACAGCGGAATTTCTAATGAAGAATTCGCTTGGAAATTTAAACAAGCCGTAACCATTGCAGAAATAGAACCATATAGAGCGACTACACACAATAAAGGTGTTATGAACGGTATAGATGCTGTGGTAATCGCTACAGGAAATGATTTCCGTGCTACAGAAGCTTGTGCGCATGCTTACGCAAGTAAAGACGGAAAATATAAATCTCTTACACATTGTACCACAGACAACGGAATTTTCAGATTTTGGATAGATTTACCGATTTCTGTTGGCGTAGTTGGTGGTTTAACCAATCTTCATCCTTTAGTGAAATTTTCTTTGGCACTTCTGGGAAAACCATCAGCTCAAGAGTTGATGAGTATTTTGGCAGTTTCTGGTTTGGCACAAAATTTTGCTGCACTTCGTTCTTTAGTAACTACAGGAATCCAAAAAGGGCACATGAAAATGCACCTTTTCAATATCTTAAACCAATTTGGTGCTACCGAAGAAGAAAAACAATATTTTGTCAACTATTTTAAAGATAAAACCGTAAGTCACCACGAAGTGATTTCAGAATTAAATAAACTTAGAAATAAATAA
- a CDS encoding helix-turn-helix domain-containing protein, which produces MKIFTKFDYNAVCKKVLEEKLDQLGAKYRVVAFGEVEFLEKIPVDKMKEFRAELEEYGITIIENQKTVLIEKIKEAILEMVHSEEPINVKASVYLTDKLNHSYGYLSNLFSEVTFSSIENYIMMQKIEHAKNLIIKDNLTLTEVAYRLNYSSVAHLSTQFKNITGITPSQFQRIITKRREIANKK; this is translated from the coding sequence ATGAAAATATTTACAAAATTTGATTATAATGCAGTTTGTAAAAAAGTATTAGAAGAAAAATTAGACCAATTAGGAGCTAAATATAGAGTAGTGGCTTTTGGAGAAGTAGAATTTTTAGAAAAAATTCCTGTAGATAAGATGAAAGAATTCCGTGCAGAGTTAGAAGAATACGGTATTACCATCATCGAAAATCAAAAAACAGTCTTGATTGAAAAAATAAAAGAAGCGATCCTAGAAATGGTTCATTCTGAAGAGCCTATTAATGTAAAAGCATCTGTTTATCTTACCGATAAACTCAATCACAGTTATGGATATCTCTCCAATTTGTTTTCAGAAGTTACGTTCAGTTCTATAGAGAATTACATTATGATGCAGAAAATAGAACACGCCAAAAATTTAATCATTAAAGACAATCTTACTTTAACCGAAGTTGCATATAGATTAAACTACAGCAGTGTGGCGCATTTAAGTACACAGTTCAAAAATATTACAGGAATTACACCATCTCAGTTCCAGAGAATTATTACCAAACGTAGAGAAATTGCGAATAAAAAATAA
- a CDS encoding response regulator, with protein sequence MNTDYIHIILADDDEDDRLFFTDAFSELKINTKVHTYNDGVELMNYLNSDDAVLPQVLFLDLNMPKKNGIECLHEIKANKKFDDIAIAIYSTSSSEEHIEETFVSGANIYIKKPNDFDTLKKVLSDVVAINWQYHTSGLNKDNFLLRM encoded by the coding sequence ATGAACACAGATTACATTCACATCATCTTGGCAGATGACGACGAGGATGACAGATTATTCTTCACCGATGCTTTTTCTGAACTAAAAATTAATACCAAAGTTCATACCTATAATGATGGAGTAGAACTCATGAATTATCTTAATTCAGACGATGCAGTTTTACCACAGGTTTTATTTCTAGACTTGAATATGCCTAAAAAAAATGGAATAGAATGTCTGCACGAAATAAAAGCCAATAAAAAATTTGATGATATTGCCATAGCAATTTATTCTACCTCATCTTCAGAAGAGCATATAGAAGAAACTTTCGTAAGCGGTGCGAATATTTACATCAAAAAGCCGAATGATTTTGATACGCTCAAAAAAGTTTTGTCAGATGTAGTAGCGATTAATTGGCAATACCATACTTCTGGTCTTAACAAAGATAATTTTTTACTGAGAATGTAA
- a CDS encoding PAS domain-containing protein, producing the protein MKFTSKPLFLKIIFAITIAIILFISSVSFKHIKALHDSNEILEHTYRVLIKIEHVFTKIKNVEIDRRNYLLTHDKKLIHQIEIDKNEIKENLDQLREITLESPYHFQTTKRLESLIDKKLKVVDEILDPKFDLNDNERVTENIYRGKAIMDEISAVIRNLRKSETNLLEARSLKSDQVNKFTPLINLLTFFVTIILLVLAIIKINRDLKNATIINEKLILANETANLAEEIGNYGTWQFNLETKKYTFSENEFRLLDYEPDSLEDNYEGFMNRIHPDDLYYVQGILSEMINHENLAPFTYRIIRNNGDVRYLRSSGKMIKNLQNEKIFLGITSDVTEEIENQKSISEKNKEFEKKNRTLFLANETNKEAEIAGNYGTAQWFVKDNRFIFSDNNYRLFGLDPKDRPEFSALFNQVHPDDKALVDAKLDEMAQSKSFNPYIIRVIRADNQEVKYLSINNKHIKDDNNEEYVLIISLDVTEIFKAQNTILERNKELEKINNEILLSNTALKFGEEIGGYGNWSWNIKENTWYFSDNLYKLLGAKPKSFESNLENYYNYVHPEDLEYFTEVMNKMKEEENLPAFTYRILRPSGEIIYVKGVGTPTYDTSGNKFLAGVVVNITEEVRNNETLQKTFEELKYYNESSKEAEIIGKYGFWKWNVDKTEFEFSDNIFRLFGVEKEKFDTRVDSFIPYVYADDLDFVLDNLKKLQNKEKNAKPYEHRIIKKDTGEIRYIRVSNKPIEDSDEGFYYLMITQDITEEVNKNIETNQKNRELEASNKELQAFNYVASHDLQEPLRKIETFISRLEAKDYQNLTETGQQYFDRIKVAAGRMRLLIKDLLQFSRTNKSEQVFEKADLNDLLENAKHEIAEPIEEKKAVIYAEHLPKMKVIPFQIQQLFINLLGNSIKYSKPNVAPEIKIDYEKASFEKVGNITFSAKRIFHKFTFTDNGIGFSPEYSDRIFELFSRLHNKDEIAGTGIGLAICKKIVDNHKGFIFAEGKPNEGATFTVYLPEV; encoded by the coding sequence ATGAAATTTACCAGCAAACCTCTTTTCCTTAAAATCATTTTTGCTATTACCATAGCAATTATACTTTTTATTTCTTCGGTTTCATTCAAACATATCAAAGCTTTACATGATTCTAATGAAATCTTAGAGCACACTTATCGTGTTTTGATTAAAATAGAACATGTTTTTACTAAAATTAAAAATGTAGAAATAGACAGAAGAAATTATTTATTGACTCATGACAAAAAATTAATCCATCAAATTGAAATTGATAAAAATGAAATTAAAGAAAATCTAGATCAACTTAGAGAGATAACTTTAGAAAGTCCTTATCATTTTCAAACTACGAAACGATTAGAGTCTTTAATCGATAAAAAACTTAAAGTAGTAGATGAAATTCTAGATCCTAAATTTGATTTAAATGACAATGAAAGGGTTACAGAAAATATTTACAGAGGAAAAGCAATAATGGATGAAATTTCTGCCGTCATTAGAAATTTAAGGAAATCTGAGACTAATTTGCTGGAGGCTAGATCTTTGAAAAGTGATCAAGTAAATAAATTTACCCCTCTTATTAATTTATTAACCTTTTTTGTAACGATTATTCTCCTTGTTTTAGCCATTATAAAAATCAATAGAGATCTTAAAAACGCAACCATTATTAATGAGAAACTTATTTTAGCTAATGAAACGGCTAACCTTGCAGAAGAAATCGGTAATTATGGTACTTGGCAATTTAATTTAGAAACTAAAAAATATACTTTCTCCGAAAATGAATTTCGCTTACTAGATTATGAGCCAGACTCTCTAGAAGATAATTATGAAGGATTTATGAATAGAATTCATCCTGATGATTTGTATTACGTACAAGGAATTTTATCAGAGATGATTAATCATGAAAATCTCGCTCCATTTACCTATAGAATTATTAGAAATAATGGCGATGTGAGATACCTTCGTTCTTCTGGAAAAATGATTAAGAATCTTCAGAATGAAAAAATTTTTCTAGGGATTACAAGTGATGTAACAGAAGAAATTGAAAACCAAAAAAGTATATCAGAAAAAAATAAAGAATTTGAAAAGAAAAACAGAACTCTATTCTTAGCAAACGAAACCAATAAAGAAGCAGAAATTGCTGGTAATTACGGTACTGCACAATGGTTTGTAAAAGATAATAGATTTATATTTTCTGATAATAATTATCGCTTATTCGGTCTAGACCCGAAAGATAGACCAGAGTTTTCAGCATTATTTAATCAGGTACACCCAGATGATAAAGCACTTGTAGATGCTAAACTTGATGAAATGGCACAAAGTAAATCTTTCAATCCATATATCATTAGAGTAATAAGAGCAGATAATCAAGAGGTAAAATACCTGTCTATAAATAACAAGCATATAAAAGATGATAATAATGAAGAATATGTACTCATAATTTCCTTAGATGTTACCGAAATTTTCAAAGCACAAAACACCATTTTAGAGAGAAATAAAGAACTCGAAAAAATCAATAATGAAATTCTCCTCTCTAACACAGCTCTTAAATTCGGAGAGGAAATCGGAGGTTATGGAAATTGGAGTTGGAATATCAAAGAAAATACTTGGTATTTTTCAGATAATTTATACAAATTGCTTGGGGCTAAACCTAAATCTTTTGAATCCAATTTAGAAAATTATTATAATTACGTACATCCAGAAGATTTAGAATATTTTACAGAGGTCATGAACAAAATGAAGGAAGAAGAAAATCTTCCAGCTTTTACCTATAGAATTTTGAGACCTTCAGGAGAAATAATTTATGTAAAAGGAGTAGGAACACCTACTTATGATACGAGTGGAAATAAATTTTTAGCTGGGGTAGTGGTAAATATTACAGAAGAAGTAAGAAATAACGAAACGCTTCAAAAAACATTTGAGGAGCTTAAATATTATAATGAAAGTAGTAAAGAAGCAGAAATTATCGGTAAATACGGCTTCTGGAAATGGAATGTAGATAAAACAGAATTCGAATTTTCGGATAATATTTTCAGACTTTTTGGGGTAGAAAAAGAAAAATTTGACACCAGAGTAGACAGTTTTATTCCTTATGTTTATGCAGATGATTTAGATTTTGTTTTAGATAATCTCAAAAAATTACAGAATAAGGAAAAAAATGCTAAACCTTACGAACACAGAATCATAAAAAAAGATACTGGTGAAATAAGATACATCAGAGTTTCTAATAAACCGATTGAAGATTCAGATGAAGGCTTCTACTATTTAATGATTACGCAAGATATTACTGAGGAAGTCAATAAAAATATTGAAACCAATCAAAAAAATAGAGAACTAGAGGCATCTAATAAAGAGTTACAAGCATTCAATTACGTTGCCAGTCATGATTTACAAGAGCCATTAAGAAAAATAGAAACCTTTATTTCTAGATTGGAAGCCAAAGATTATCAGAATCTTACAGAAACTGGTCAGCAGTATTTTGATAGGATAAAAGTTGCAGCAGGAAGAATGAGACTACTCATCAAAGATTTACTACAATTCTCTAGAACCAATAAATCTGAACAGGTTTTCGAAAAAGCAGACCTTAATGATTTGCTGGAAAATGCTAAACACGAAATTGCAGAACCTATAGAAGAGAAAAAAGCAGTCATTTATGCAGAGCATCTTCCGAAAATGAAAGTGATTCCTTTCCAGATTCAGCAGTTGTTTATCAACTTGTTGGGGAATTCTATTAAATATTCTAAACCAAATGTAGCTCCAGAAATCAAAATAGATTACGAAAAAGCATCTTTTGAAAAAGTAGGGAATATAACTTTCTCTGCAAAGAGAATTTTCCACAAGTTTACTTTTACAGATAACGGAATTGGTTTCTCGCCAGAATATTCTGATAGAATCTTCGAACTTTTCAGCAGATTGCATAATAAAGACGAAATTGCAGGAACCGGAATTGGTTTAGCAATATGTAAAAAAATTGTAGACAATCACAAAGGCTTTATCTTCGCTGAAGGGAAACCAAATGAAGGAGCCACATTTACCGTTTATTTGCCAGAAGTTTAG
- a CDS encoding YtxH domain-containing protein encodes MNTTAKRTLGVIGATAVGAVAGILFAPAKGKDTRAKLRTQAKNAQSKTKETVSQLSEKAKNKYNTISSQISEKIKANKEQILSSAKRVTSEVETELDALR; translated from the coding sequence ATGAACACCACAGCAAAAAGAACATTAGGCGTAATAGGCGCAACAGCAGTAGGCGCAGTAGCAGGGATTTTATTTGCACCAGCAAAAGGAAAAGACACCAGAGCAAAACTAAGAACACAAGCAAAAAATGCTCAATCAAAAACCAAAGAAACGGTGAGTCAACTTTCTGAAAAGGCAAAAAATAAATACAATACTATTTCTAGCCAAATTTCAGAAAAAATAAAAGCAAACAAAGAGCAGATTCTGTCTTCTGCAAAAAGAGTAACGAGTGAAGTAGAAACAGAACTAGATGCTCTTAGATAA
- a CDS encoding GlsB/YeaQ/YmgE family stress response membrane protein — protein MINIIAWIIFGLIAGAIARFLKPGNDPAGWITTIIIGIVGSVLGGFLGRIFFGADVTNNVFSFYSLAMSVVGAIIVLYAYNALSRKA, from the coding sequence ATGATCAATATTATTGCATGGATTATTTTCGGCTTAATCGCTGGAGCAATCGCAAGATTTTTAAAACCAGGAAATGACCCTGCTGGTTGGATTACTACCATCATCATTGGTATCGTAGGTAGCGTATTAGGAGGCTTTTTAGGAAGAATTTTCTTCGGAGCAGACGTAACAAATAATGTGTTCAGTTTTTATAGCTTAGCCATGTCTGTAGTAGGAGCCATTATTGTACTATACGCTTATAATGCACTTTCTAGAAAGGCATAA
- a CDS encoding energy transducer TonB, with translation MKKLATALSIGAFSLVFSQGVNISKFHRAYIAQDENNVAFLVKAPEDDGPAKLQAKIQAIKAKEKVAPYSQVPLLPGTERPSFGQSKQDFINAVNAGIDRNAVSGSGTQYTHVSFLVTETGKISDVKASGNNESLNLATILAIYELKQGFIPAKYNGENMASVVHMNIPVAL, from the coding sequence ATGAAAAAGTTAGCAACCGCACTATCAATTGGTGCATTCTCTCTCGTGTTTTCACAGGGAGTAAATATTTCAAAATTTCACAGAGCATATATCGCTCAAGACGAAAATAATGTAGCATTTTTAGTAAAAGCTCCAGAAGATGATGGACCAGCTAAATTGCAAGCCAAAATTCAAGCAATTAAGGCTAAGGAAAAAGTAGCTCCATACTCACAAGTTCCACTTTTACCAGGAACAGAAAGGCCAAGTTTCGGACAAAGTAAACAAGATTTTATTAATGCTGTAAATGCTGGTATAGATAGAAACGCAGTTTCAGGTTCTGGTACACAATACACGCATGTAAGTTTCTTGGTTACAGAAACAGGTAAAATTTCAGACGTAAAAGCTTCAGGAAACAATGAATCACTGAACTTAGCAACTATTTTAGCGATTTATGAACTTAAACAAGGGTTTATTCCAGCTAAATACAATGGAGAAAATATGGCATCAGTAGTTCATATGAATATCCCTGTAGCCCTATAA
- the abc-f gene encoding ribosomal protection-like ABC-F family protein yields MLSVQGLGLHHSGNYLFRDVNFTIKKDDKIGLVGKNGAGKSTLLKMISGDINFYEGNIVPDGNITIGFLKQDLDFVKGRTVWNETLQAFEQINAWKKELEEVNHQLATRTDYESDAYHDLIHKMTDLNDYLHHHDAYNLEGDIEKVLLGLGFKAADFHRLTDEFSGGWRMRIELAKLLLQNNDLLLLDEPTNHLDMESIIWLENFLKDYNGAIVLVSHDKQFMTSVCNRTFDINNKKIDDYKANYTKYLELRKDRKEKLIQAKKNQDAEIKQMEDNINRFRASATKASFAQSLMKKLEKIERIEVENEDVSKFNIRFVQSVVPGKVIFEAQNLGKKYGNNQVFDKVDFFVQRGDRIALLGQNGQGKTTLAKILAGEIKDYSGEWNLGHNVNIGYFAQNQEEVLNPEKTVLQEAEDAATEETRTKVRDLLGSFLFSGEDVTKKTKVLSGGERNRLALCKLLLRPFNTLIMDEPTNHLDIQSKEIIKLALQKFEGTIIVISHDREFLQGLCDKIFEFRDGSMKEFLGNINEYLEYRQKESLREISAEKSKLSQEAEIKVEEKKEAATNEAKSQQNTSNFVSKEQKNLQNRLKKVEEKIADYEKEIAQLENIFAKSNPSEAELKKYQDLQDELASTMQEWEEIAEKLG; encoded by the coding sequence ATGCTTTCAGTTCAAGGTCTTGGTCTTCATCATTCGGGAAATTATCTTTTTAGAGATGTAAATTTCACCATCAAAAAAGATGATAAGATAGGTTTGGTAGGGAAAAATGGTGCAGGAAAATCTACCCTTCTCAAAATGATTTCCGGTGATATTAACTTCTACGAAGGAAATATTGTTCCAGATGGTAATATTACGATCGGTTTCTTAAAACAAGATTTAGATTTCGTAAAAGGAAGAACCGTTTGGAATGAAACACTTCAAGCTTTCGAGCAAATTAATGCTTGGAAAAAAGAACTAGAAGAAGTAAATCATCAATTAGCAACTAGAACTGATTATGAATCAGATGCTTATCATGATTTAATACATAAAATGACAGATCTTAATGATTATCTTCATCATCATGATGCGTATAATCTGGAAGGAGATATAGAAAAAGTTTTATTAGGTCTTGGTTTCAAAGCTGCAGATTTTCACAGACTTACGGATGAATTTTCTGGAGGGTGGAGAATGAGAATAGAATTGGCTAAATTATTACTTCAGAATAATGACCTTTTGCTTCTGGATGAGCCTACCAATCACTTAGATATGGAGTCTATCATCTGGCTGGAAAATTTCTTGAAAGATTATAATGGAGCTATCGTTCTGGTAAGTCACGATAAACAGTTTATGACTTCGGTTTGCAACAGAACTTTTGACATTAATAACAAGAAAATAGACGATTATAAAGCCAATTATACTAAATATCTAGAACTTAGAAAAGACAGGAAAGAAAAACTGATTCAAGCGAAGAAAAACCAAGATGCAGAAATTAAACAAATGGAAGATAATATCAATCGCTTCCGTGCTTCTGCAACCAAAGCTTCTTTTGCACAATCTCTCATGAAAAAACTTGAAAAAATCGAAAGAATTGAAGTAGAGAATGAAGACGTTTCTAAATTTAATATTCGTTTTGTGCAGAGTGTAGTGCCAGGAAAAGTGATTTTCGAGGCACAAAACTTAGGCAAGAAATATGGCAACAATCAAGTTTTTGATAAAGTAGATTTTTTTGTTCAGCGTGGTGACAGAATTGCACTTTTAGGACAAAACGGACAAGGAAAAACCACTTTAGCCAAAATTTTAGCAGGTGAAATCAAAGATTATTCGGGAGAATGGAATCTTGGGCATAATGTAAACATAGGATATTTTGCGCAGAACCAAGAAGAAGTTCTAAATCCTGAAAAAACAGTTTTACAAGAAGCAGAAGACGCTGCAACCGAGGAAACTAGAACTAAAGTTCGTGATTTACTGGGAAGTTTCCTTTTTTCTGGAGAAGATGTAACTAAAAAAACGAAAGTGCTTTCTGGAGGCGAAAGAAACAGACTAGCACTTTGTAAATTGTTACTTCGTCCTTTCAATACCTTGATTATGGACGAACCTACGAATCACCTAGATATCCAATCGAAGGAAATTATCAAGTTGGCGCTGCAGAAATTCGAAGGAACCATTATTGTTATTTCTCACGACAGAGAATTTTTACAAGGACTGTGTGATAAGATTTTCGAGTTCAGAGATGGCAGTATGAAGGAGTTTTTAGGAAATATTAATGAATATCTAGAATACCGTCAAAAAGAATCTCTAAGAGAAATCTCTGCTGAAAAATCTAAATTAAGTCAGGAAGCAGAAATAAAAGTAGAAGAAAAGAAAGAAGCCGCTACTAACGAAGCGAAATCTCAGCAAAATACTTCAAATTTTGTAAGCAAAGAGCAGAAAAATCTTCAAAATAGATTAAAAAAAGTTGAAGAAAAAATTGCAGACTACGAAAAAGAAATTGCTCAACTAGAAAACATCTTTGCCAAGTCTAACCCATCTGAAGCAGAACTTAAAAAATATCAAGATTTGCAGGATGAACTGGCTTCTACCATGCAAGAATGGGAAGAAATCGCTGAAAAATTAGGCTAA
- a CDS encoding mechanosensitive ion channel family protein → MKNIEVIQEKFYNWWDTIISYVPNMVLLIVFAIIFSFLSKYLIKIITKILHRVFPENANKNTPLLLAKLAKYILYALGIYIALEIMHLGSFMVKFIGSLGIAGVIAGVALKDVVSGIFAGAAVNFEKTFQIGDLVTISNIKGTVEDISMLTTKLRTENGETVYVPNQLIFNTPFINHSKKS, encoded by the coding sequence ATGAAAAATATAGAGGTTATTCAAGAGAAGTTTTACAATTGGTGGGACACTATTATAAGCTATGTTCCCAATATGGTCTTATTAATCGTTTTTGCCATTATATTTTCTTTTTTAAGCAAATATCTGATTAAAATTATCACGAAAATCTTACACCGCGTTTTTCCCGAAAATGCCAATAAAAACACCCCTCTTCTTTTAGCAAAACTTGCCAAATATATATTATACGCTTTGGGAATTTATATTGCCTTAGAAATTATGCATTTGGGTAGTTTCATGGTAAAATTCATAGGCAGTTTAGGAATTGCTGGCGTTATTGCTGGTGTTGCATTAAAAGATGTGGTTTCTGGAATTTTTGCAGGCGCAGCTGTGAATTTTGAGAAAACTTTTCAAATTGGGGACCTAGTAACCATTAGCAATATAAAAGGAACGGTAGAAGACATCAGTATGCTTACTACCAAACTGAGAACAGAAAACGGAGAAACCGTCTATGTTCCCAATCAGTTAATTTTTAACACTCCTTTTATCAATCACAGTAAAAAATCTTAG